From a single Anaerolineales bacterium genomic region:
- a CDS encoding tetratricopeptide repeat protein has protein sequence MAKVSLRIYNREIEKLIDQGSVDEAIAHCRHILKTFPKHLETYRLLGKAYLETRRYNEAADIFGRLLMAVPDDFVAHVGLGIIRDEENKLDDAIWHMERAFEVQSANPAIQSELQRLYGRRDGVEPPKIRMTRGALSRIYVQGELYPQAIAEIRSVLGEDPQRADMQVLLALSYFKSGQKSDATDMCNQLLKRYPYSFDANRIMVDLLPTTVGATESTQVYRMRVSELDPYATFVKGSIFQAAEVPDASVNLEKLEYSGEEVQMGQDWGSSLGIELGTSPALTASSGTDQPEWLRSGGFDDEAPQPSTGEPASESETEAEIPDFLRAAGWNEASGPEQPTSIFDDETANTGDLVPADLPDWLKGQVPSPASAERPTVRLMDSDDESIETPDWLKGLDESSEQPQETFEASAPSQPESVAADESSDTPDWLKDLGGVEQEQPAETSAEVEIEPAQPADLPDWLKGMEPKSEPEPAASVENLGASAAEQEDAVAWLESLAAKHGAKPEELVTDPSKRSETPPEWVSQAQNIGSGTPSQPSVQDLGASADEQEDAVAWLESLAAKHGAKPEELVTDPSKRSETPPEWVQQAQSINEAKPASDESDAEKFLAEFEQASESTPATDQTGMWLNTLGEKDKQEAIPAGESDEDLPDWLKPSAEEQTLERGEIPEWLNDAQPPAESAPQIEVSEKESVQEQPSDLPDWLSGVDEDAEKSTAGADALMGSQDLSDWLSGLDKEPGLELDPELLRASQRPPFPQQAETPETETDKPEDLPAWIAEPASDEKMEEEIPWDEVESVASTPTEEVDSASQEAPVTLTADLPEWLRDVEDAPAEAVQESEKDLPAWLDDTADDGMEDEKVVEAVQEGEEDLPPWEHREQYEAESAPQEPKRTSPSDWHPVVEKPEPAAQKIERVVEPLPSPEPRETPVVEKKKAPAKPARTRKAEGQSGVGLLNQAKAELERGDIPESLLHYGKLIKKGKHLEEIITHLTDSLYRYPVEVGIWQALGDAYMRANRLKEALDAYNKAEELIR, from the coding sequence ATGGCAAAAGTCTCATTGAGAATTTACAACCGAGAAATCGAAAAGCTCATCGACCAGGGGAGCGTGGATGAGGCGATTGCGCATTGTCGGCATATTCTGAAAACCTTCCCCAAACATCTTGAAACGTATCGCCTGCTTGGCAAAGCCTATCTCGAAACTCGCCGCTACAACGAAGCAGCGGATATCTTCGGACGCCTGCTCATGGCGGTACCGGATGACTTTGTTGCGCACGTGGGTCTGGGCATTATCCGGGATGAAGAGAACAAGCTGGATGATGCCATCTGGCACATGGAACGCGCTTTCGAAGTGCAATCCGCCAATCCCGCCATTCAATCGGAACTTCAGCGTCTGTACGGACGCCGCGACGGAGTCGAGCCGCCCAAGATCCGCATGACGCGCGGCGCGCTTTCCCGTATCTATGTGCAGGGCGAGTTGTATCCGCAAGCCATTGCTGAGATCCGCTCGGTGCTGGGTGAAGATCCCCAACGCGCCGATATGCAGGTGCTGCTTGCGCTTTCCTATTTCAAAAGCGGACAAAAATCCGACGCCACCGACATGTGCAATCAACTTTTGAAGCGCTATCCCTACAGCTTCGACGCCAACCGCATCATGGTCGATCTTTTGCCGACCACGGTTGGGGCAACGGAAAGCACACAAGTCTATCGAATGCGCGTGAGCGAGTTGGATCCCTACGCCACTTTTGTAAAAGGTTCGATCTTCCAAGCCGCTGAGGTGCCGGATGCCTCGGTCAATTTGGAAAAGCTCGAATACAGCGGCGAGGAAGTGCAGATGGGGCAGGATTGGGGCTCGTCGCTCGGCATTGAACTGGGCACATCCCCTGCATTGACCGCCTCATCAGGGACCGACCAGCCCGAGTGGCTGCGCTCCGGCGGGTTTGACGACGAAGCGCCTCAACCCTCCACGGGTGAACCTGCTTCTGAATCCGAAACCGAAGCCGAGATCCCGGACTTTTTACGCGCCGCCGGTTGGAACGAAGCCAGCGGACCGGAACAACCTACTTCCATCTTTGATGATGAAACTGCAAATACCGGCGACCTTGTCCCTGCCGACCTGCCCGATTGGCTGAAGGGACAGGTACCTTCTCCAGCCAGCGCTGAACGTCCCACCGTGCGCCTCATGGATTCTGACGATGAATCCATTGAGACTCCCGACTGGTTGAAGGGACTTGATGAAAGCAGCGAACAGCCTCAAGAGACGTTTGAAGCGTCCGCGCCGTCCCAGCCTGAATCTGTCGCAGCGGACGAGTCTTCCGATACCCCCGATTGGCTGAAAGACCTCGGCGGCGTGGAACAGGAACAACCAGCCGAAACTTCCGCTGAAGTGGAGATCGAACCTGCCCAACCCGCCGACCTCCCCGACTGGCTGAAAGGCATGGAACCGAAGAGCGAGCCCGAACCAGCCGCCTCTGTGGAGAATTTGGGCGCATCCGCTGCCGAGCAGGAAGATGCCGTCGCATGGCTCGAATCCCTTGCTGCAAAACATGGCGCAAAGCCGGAAGAACTGGTCACCGACCCGAGCAAACGCAGCGAAACGCCGCCCGAATGGGTATCGCAGGCGCAGAACATCGGCAGCGGAACTCCATCCCAACCCAGTGTGCAGGACCTTGGCGCGTCCGCCGATGAACAGGAAGATGCCGTCGCATGGCTGGAATCTCTTGCCGCCAAACATGGCGCCAAGCCGGAAGAACTGGTCACTGACCCGAGCAAGCGCAGTGAGACTCCGCCCGAATGGGTGCAGCAGGCACAGAGCATAAATGAAGCGAAGCCCGCATCGGATGAAAGCGATGCCGAAAAGTTCCTTGCCGAATTTGAACAGGCATCCGAATCGACACCTGCCACCGATCAGACCGGCATGTGGTTGAACACGCTGGGCGAAAAGGACAAGCAGGAAGCGATCCCCGCCGGGGAATCTGACGAAGACCTGCCGGATTGGCTGAAACCCTCCGCCGAAGAACAAACCCTCGAACGTGGCGAGATCCCTGAATGGCTCAACGACGCCCAGCCGCCAGCCGAATCGGCGCCGCAAATTGAGGTATCTGAAAAAGAATCCGTGCAAGAACAGCCATCCGATCTGCCGGATTGGTTGAGCGGCGTTGATGAAGATGCCGAAAAATCGACCGCCGGCGCGGATGCTCTCATGGGCAGTCAGGACCTTTCCGACTGGCTCAGCGGCTTGGATAAGGAGCCCGGTCTCGAACTTGACCCCGAACTCTTGCGCGCTTCCCAGCGTCCGCCTTTCCCGCAACAGGCGGAAACACCGGAAACTGAAACTGATAAACCGGAAGACCTTCCTGCGTGGATCGCCGAACCCGCTTCGGATGAAAAAATGGAAGAGGAAATTCCCTGGGACGAGGTGGAATCTGTCGCCTCAACCCCGACCGAGGAAGTTGATTCTGCTTCACAGGAAGCGCCCGTCACGCTGACGGCTGATCTGCCGGAATGGCTGCGTGACGTGGAAGATGCTCCTGCGGAAGCGGTGCAGGAAAGCGAAAAAGACCTGCCGGCTTGGCTCGACGATACGGCAGATGACGGCATGGAAGATGAAAAAGTTGTGGAAGCAGTGCAGGAAGGCGAAGAAGACCTGCCGCCTTGGGAGCACCGCGAGCAGTATGAAGCGGAATCCGCGCCGCAGGAGCCCAAGCGTACATCTCCATCAGACTGGCACCCCGTAGTGGAAAAGCCAGAACCTGCCGCTCAAAAGATCGAACGTGTGGTGGAGCCGCTTCCTTCGCCTGAACCGCGCGAAACGCCGGTCGTGGAAAAGAAGAAAGCGCCCGCCAAGCCAGCCCGCACGCGCAAAGCGGAGGGGCAGAGCGGCGTCGGGTTGTTGAACCAGGCAAAGGCGGAGTTGGAGCGCGGCGACATCCCCGAATCCCTGCTGCATTACGGGAAGCTCATCAAGAAGGGCAAACATCTTGAGGAGATCATCACGCACCTGACAGATTCGCTCTACCGCTACCCGGTGGAGGTCGGCATCTGGCAGGCGTTGGGCGACGCGTACATGCGCGCCAACCGTTTGAAGGAAGCGCTCGACGCTTACAACAAAGCGGAAGAGTTAATTCGATAA
- a CDS encoding DUF1684 domain-containing protein yields MTELDAFRAEKDALFGGHPQSPLTSEQKKNFQGLSYFPEDESLRLEVKVDEFPEKERFEMQTSTGDVQVYEKFGKFKFTVDGDEAELTIYRSPHGFFLPFVDSLAGRETYPAGRYLEPEPLPGSRFFVDFNLAYNPYCAYNEMWSCPITPAENRLKVAIRAGEKLFHA; encoded by the coding sequence ATGACAGAATTGGACGCTTTTCGCGCGGAGAAGGATGCGCTTTTCGGCGGTCATCCGCAAAGCCCGTTGACCAGCGAGCAAAAAAAGAACTTTCAGGGGTTGAGTTACTTTCCAGAGGATGAGTCCCTGCGCCTTGAAGTCAAGGTGGATGAATTCCCTGAAAAGGAACGTTTTGAAATGCAGACCTCCACGGGCGATGTGCAGGTATACGAAAAGTTTGGGAAGTTCAAATTTACGGTGGATGGGGACGAGGCGGAGTTGACGATCTACCGCAGTCCGCATGGATTTTTTCTGCCGTTCGTCGATTCGCTGGCAGGCAGGGAGACGTATCCTGCCGGGCGCTATCTTGAACCCGAACCTTTGCCGGGCAGCCGCTTCTTCGTGGACTTCAACCTGGCATACAACCCATACTGTGCCTACAACGAGATGTGGTCCTGCCCGATCACCCCGGCGGAGAACCGTTTGAAGGTGGCGATCCGCGCGGGCGAGAAGTTGTTCCACGCATAA
- the ndk gene encoding nucleoside-diphosphate kinase: protein MERTLVLVKPDGVQRGLIGEAIARFERRGLRLVGAKFMQVSQELAKAHYAEHEGKVFYDGLISYITSAPVMAMVWEGPNAVAAVRQTVGSTKPVEAAPGTLRHDFALEVGRNLIHASDKPETGERETALWFKKEELVDWSRAVDAWVFEK from the coding sequence GTGGAAAGAACACTCGTACTTGTAAAACCTGATGGCGTGCAGCGCGGTTTGATCGGTGAAGCGATCGCCCGTTTTGAGCGCCGCGGACTGCGCCTTGTTGGCGCGAAATTCATGCAAGTCAGCCAGGAATTGGCAAAGGCGCATTATGCCGAACACGAAGGCAAAGTCTTTTATGACGGCTTGATCTCGTATATCACATCCGCGCCGGTGATGGCAATGGTATGGGAGGGACCTAACGCCGTCGCCGCCGTACGCCAGACCGTTGGCTCGACCAAGCCCGTGGAAGCCGCGCCCGGCACCCTGCGCCACGACTTCGCGCTCGAAGTGGGACGCAACCTGATCCACGCCTCGGACAAGCCCGAAACCGGCGAACGTGAAACTGCGTTGTGGTTCAAGAAGGAAGAACTCGTGGATTGGTCCCGCGCAGTGGATGCGTGGGTGTTCGAGAAGTAA
- the rsfS gene encoding ribosome silencing factor yields the protein MVNSLEDKKGEDIVLLDLKDIASFTDYFVICTGSSDRMLDALASTAIDDIRKKYKKKGKKQGLSRDGWVVVDFGDVVVHLFSPDQRDFYQIEDLWEDGKVLLRLQ from the coding sequence ATCGTAAACTCCCTTGAAGATAAAAAAGGGGAAGACATCGTCCTGTTGGACTTGAAAGACATCGCTTCGTTCACCGACTATTTCGTCATCTGCACCGGCTCCAGTGACCGCATGTTGGACGCGCTCGCCAGCACTGCTATAGACGACATCCGCAAGAAATATAAGAAGAAGGGCAAAAAGCAGGGACTTTCCCGCGACGGCTGGGTGGTGGTGGATTTCGGCGACGTGGTCGTGCATCTCTTCTCGCCCGACCAGCGCGATTTCTACCAGATCGAAGACCTGTGGGAAGACGGCAAGGTTTTGTTGAGACTGCAATAA
- a CDS encoding thymidine phosphorylase — protein MRAVDIIIKKRDRQELSAQEIEFFVRGFTNGEIPDYQASAFAMAILLNGMSPQETTDLTLAMANSGQVLDLSKIVDIAVDKHSSGGVGDKTSIAVMPMVAACGLPVGKMSGRGLGFSGGTLDKLESIPGYRVDLSTDEFKKQLKEKGIVLTGQSLDLAPADGKMYALRDVTGTVPSTPLIASSIMSKKIAAGAQAIVLDVKMGLGAFMETLEEARELASLMVDIGRLAGRKTVALLSDMNQPLGNAVGNSLEVIEAIETLRGGGPADFREHCLHVAAHVLLLGQRAKDLDEARAMAERSIADGSALKTLCLLVEAQGGDVSYVDAPSKFERAKFVEVVKAPRNGFISQIHARIVGEAAVTLGAGRAKKGDPVDHAVGFIIHKKVGDEVQEGEPLFEVHANDEMKLADARTEVLSAHQFSDKSVPSLPLFYE, from the coding sequence ATGCGCGCGGTAGATATCATCATCAAAAAACGCGATCGACAGGAATTATCCGCACAAGAGATTGAATTTTTTGTGCGTGGATTTACGAACGGGGAAATTCCAGATTATCAAGCCTCCGCTTTTGCAATGGCGATCCTTCTCAACGGCATGTCCCCGCAGGAGACCACCGACCTCACGCTTGCCATGGCGAATTCCGGTCAGGTGCTTGATCTTTCCAAGATTGTCGATATCGCCGTGGACAAACACTCCTCCGGCGGCGTGGGCGACAAGACCAGCATCGCCGTCATGCCGATGGTGGCGGCGTGCGGGTTGCCCGTCGGCAAAATGTCCGGGCGCGGACTTGGCTTTAGCGGCGGCACGCTCGACAAACTCGAATCCATTCCCGGCTACCGCGTGGACCTGTCCACCGATGAGTTCAAAAAGCAATTAAAGGAAAAAGGCATCGTTCTGACGGGGCAATCGCTCGATCTTGCTCCTGCAGACGGGAAAATGTACGCGCTTCGTGACGTGACCGGAACGGTTCCGTCCACCCCGCTCATTGCCTCCTCCATCATGTCCAAGAAGATCGCCGCAGGCGCGCAAGCCATCGTGTTGGACGTCAAGATGGGGCTTGGGGCGTTCATGGAAACGCTGGAGGAAGCCCGCGAACTTGCCAGCCTGATGGTGGATATCGGCAGGTTGGCGGGGCGCAAGACCGTCGCCCTGCTCTCGGATATGAACCAGCCGCTCGGAAATGCAGTTGGAAATTCCCTGGAAGTGATCGAAGCCATAGAAACCCTGCGCGGCGGCGGTCCGGCGGATTTCCGCGAGCATTGCCTGCATGTGGCGGCGCATGTGCTTCTGCTGGGGCAGCGCGCAAAGGATCTTGATGAGGCGCGTGCCATGGCGGAAAGATCCATTGCGGATGGAAGCGCGTTGAAGACATTGTGTCTGCTGGTCGAGGCGCAGGGCGGAGATGTGTCTTATGTGGACGCCCCGTCCAAATTCGAGCGCGCAAAATTCGTCGAGGTGGTGAAGGCTCCTCGAAACGGATTCATCTCTCAGATCCATGCAAGAATCGTAGGCGAAGCCGCAGTCACATTAGGGGCTGGGCGGGCAAAAAAAGGTGATCCGGTCGACCATGCGGTTGGGTTCATCATCCACAAAAAAGTGGGGGATGAAGTTCAAGAGGGTGAACCGTTGTTTGAAGTGCATGCCAACGACGAGATGAAGTTGGCGGATGCGCGTACCGAAGTGCTCTCTGCGCACCAGTTCAGCGACAAATCTGTGCCGTCGTTGCCGCTGTTTTACGAGTAA
- the thpR gene encoding RNA 2',3'-cyclic phosphodiesterase, protein MNQLRAFIAIDLPQPIQEAIEKQTSRLRQAAGDGLVRWIPPQNIHLTLKFLGNIAASHMDFLKQLLHQTADSHQSFDLQIGGIGSFPNSKLPRVLWAGVHAPADLTSLQKNIEAGAARLGYEKEARPFSPHLTLGRVRQGIDPRDLQKISAALNGIQIGNIGSARVDAVHLYKSELRPEGSLYTKLFSAPLSK, encoded by the coding sequence ATGAATCAACTGCGCGCCTTCATTGCCATCGACCTCCCCCAACCCATTCAGGAAGCGATCGAAAAACAAACTTCCCGCCTGCGCCAGGCTGCGGGAGACGGACTCGTCCGTTGGATTCCCCCGCAAAACATCCATTTGACCTTAAAATTCCTCGGGAATATCGCCGCCTCGCACATGGATTTTCTCAAACAACTGCTCCACCAAACCGCGGACTCTCATCAGTCTTTCGACCTGCAGATCGGCGGCATCGGTTCTTTCCCAAACTCGAAACTGCCCCGCGTCCTCTGGGCTGGAGTCCACGCCCCCGCGGACCTGACGTCCCTGCAGAAAAATATCGAGGCAGGAGCAGCCCGCCTCGGCTACGAAAAAGAGGCGCGTCCTTTTTCCCCGCATCTCACGCTGGGACGTGTCCGTCAGGGCATTGATCCGCGCGACCTGCAAAAGATCAGCGCTGCCCTGAACGGCATCCAGATCGGCAATATCGGCTCCGCCCGCGTGGACGCGGTGCATCTCTACAAAAGCGAACTGCGCCCTGAAGGCTCGCTGTACACAAAATTGTTTTCCGCGCCGTTATCCAAATAA
- a CDS encoding LysM peptidoglycan-binding domain-containing M23 family metallopeptidase, producing MNFLIEMGLGESLLRTGTNLFSVAAIAGVILLVQAFYQRQNPSVSADQAAGPAVSALVESNDTQAINLPAIQGISRSAQIRTNIPSRPRQEMTIYTVQDGDTVFGIADKFGLQPQTILWGNYTVLLDSPHSLQPGQQLNILPVDGVYWEWLGGIPFGEWAKFYGVTAADVIEFPGNNIDKDTVGDYENANIRPGTWLIIPGGKRDFVSWSAPLGVTRENPASARVLGAGACSPVSGGAVGYGYFVFPTNKRYLSGFDFSPQTNHFGLDFAGNTGEAVYASDAGVIVYSGWNDYGYGNMIMVDHGNGFQTLYAHLSAINVGCGQSVGQGEVIGAVGSTGRSSGAHLHFELMAGAKVNPWDYLPPP from the coding sequence ATGAATTTCCTCATTGAAATGGGACTGGGTGAGTCCCTTTTACGGACCGGAACCAACTTATTTTCTGTCGCAGCCATCGCGGGAGTGATCCTGCTGGTGCAGGCGTTTTATCAGCGTCAGAATCCGTCTGTTTCGGCGGATCAGGCTGCAGGTCCGGCAGTGAGCGCGCTTGTGGAGTCCAACGACACCCAGGCTATCAATCTTCCAGCCATTCAAGGCATTTCCCGCTCCGCACAGATCCGCACCAATATCCCGTCGCGCCCGCGTCAGGAAATGACCATTTACACCGTGCAGGACGGCGACACGGTTTTTGGTATTGCAGACAAGTTCGGGCTGCAACCGCAGACCATCCTGTGGGGAAACTATACAGTTCTGCTGGACTCGCCGCACTCGCTGCAACCCGGTCAGCAGTTGAACATCCTGCCGGTGGACGGGGTGTACTGGGAGTGGCTCGGCGGCATCCCGTTTGGAGAATGGGCGAAATTTTACGGCGTGACCGCCGCAGATGTCATTGAATTCCCCGGCAACAACATTGACAAGGACACCGTCGGCGACTATGAAAATGCAAATATCCGCCCCGGAACGTGGCTGATCATCCCCGGCGGGAAACGTGATTTTGTGAGTTGGAGCGCACCTCTGGGCGTGACGCGTGAAAACCCCGCCTCCGCCCGCGTACTTGGGGCTGGTGCCTGCTCCCCGGTCAGCGGCGGCGCTGTGGGCTACGGATATTTCGTCTTCCCGACCAACAAACGCTATCTTTCCGGCTTCGACTTTTCTCCGCAGACCAATCACTTTGGGCTCGACTTTGCAGGCAATACCGGTGAAGCTGTGTACGCTTCTGATGCAGGTGTGATCGTGTACTCCGGCTGGAACGATTACGGTTATGGCAACATGATCATGGTGGACCACGGCAACGGCTTTCAAACGCTGTATGCCCACTTGAGCGCCATCAACGTTGGCTGCGGACAAAGCGTTGGACAGGGCGAGGTCATCGGCGCAGTCGGCTCAACAGGACGGTCATCCGGCGCGCACCTGCACTTCGAGTTGATGGCTGGAGCGAAGGTCAATCCCTGGGATTATTTACCACCGCCTTAA
- a CDS encoding RNA polymerase sigma factor — MTNRTNETWLADLRSNGTAHDEALHDLREIIQKGLPYALSRWLASDDPLFQPLVEEVTQETLLRVLDQLDTFEGRSLFTTWVHKIAIRIALTELRRKRWRDASLDELTENEDAPPPPGLLADPQASPETAAERKDMLTRVRRILEEELTPKQREALVLLGLQDVPMEEAAKRMKTNRNALYKLLHDARLRLKKRLALEDLTPQDLLVAFEAK, encoded by the coding sequence ATGACAAATCGAACCAACGAAACCTGGCTCGCTGACCTGAGGAGCAATGGCACGGCCCATGATGAGGCGCTGCACGACCTGCGTGAGATCATCCAAAAAGGCTTGCCCTATGCCCTGTCACGCTGGCTCGCATCTGACGATCCGCTCTTTCAACCGCTGGTGGAGGAAGTCACGCAGGAAACCCTCCTGCGCGTGCTCGATCAACTCGACACGTTCGAGGGGCGTAGTCTTTTCACCACCTGGGTGCACAAGATCGCCATCCGGATCGCCCTGACCGAACTGCGCCGCAAACGCTGGCGCGACGCATCCCTCGACGAATTGACCGAAAACGAGGACGCTCCTCCTCCTCCCGGCTTGCTCGCTGACCCGCAAGCCTCTCCTGAGACCGCGGCAGAGCGCAAGGACATGCTCACACGCGTCCGGCGCATTCTGGAAGAGGAACTGACCCCAAAACAGCGCGAGGCGCTCGTCCTGCTCGGTTTGCAGGACGTTCCCATGGAGGAAGCCGCCAAACGCATGAAGACCAATCGCAACGCGCTCTACAAACTCCTGCATGACGCCCGTCTGCGCCTGAAAAAGCGGCTCGCTCTCGAAGACCTCACCCCGCAGGATCTGCTGGTTGCCTTCGAAGCCAAGTAA
- a CDS encoding response regulator gives MIIEDETDAAELFAEMMRVNGFRVIKMFSSAPAIPIIVQEKPDLILLDIMMPDISGLEVLRYMRREPELAHIPVIVVSAKSMPSDIKNGIEAGASMYLTKPVGFQDLKQAVEKVINNHSA, from the coding sequence ATGATCATCGAAGATGAAACGGACGCCGCCGAGTTGTTCGCGGAAATGATGCGCGTCAACGGTTTCCGCGTCATCAAAATGTTCTCCAGCGCGCCCGCGATCCCCATCATCGTACAGGAAAAACCCGATCTCATCCTGCTCGACATCATGATGCCCGACATTTCCGGGCTGGAAGTCCTGCGCTACATGCGCCGCGAACCCGAACTCGCCCACATTCCTGTCATCGTCGTCTCCGCCAAGAGCATGCCCAGCGACATCAAGAACGGCATCGAGGCAGGCGCATCCATGTACCTCACCAAACCCGTCGGTTTCCAGGATCTCAAACAGGCTGTGGAAAAAGTCATAAACAACCATTCTGCATGA
- a CDS encoding MFS transporter: MQNIKFWITNRFPALGSRDFVIFLAGQFISVIGTWAQATALPYLAYRISGRPLDLGLIGFANTLPTLLFALPAGVLIERWDKRKTVIILQAVMSIQAFGLAFLAFTGNIQIWQIAMLAFLYGSAVAVEVTARQAMLIELAGKEALPSAIALQTTAFNLGRILGPLGAAWLISVTGTEGSVFLTNGISFVFVIAGLFAAQTRFKVGNEANKSLGMRNDFIQGITYIRSNSIVLSAILMSSLLGFFGVPLLQQIPAIARDILQAVTDTEAIIAARTSSLYTAQGVGAVIAAFMMTYFSSADKNKTLLWGQILFIIPVILLGMTVNTMLALILLVFIGWGTVTQLISMNTTIQIRVPNELRGRVFSVYFWALQGVAPFGSIVVGWVAQQWDVPTAIVAGGVVCLLGIALVRLFFRQNAGISA; this comes from the coding sequence ATGCAAAATATAAAATTTTGGATCACCAACCGCTTTCCCGCGCTGGGTTCACGCGACTTCGTCATTTTTCTCGCCGGTCAATTCATCTCCGTGATCGGTACCTGGGCACAAGCCACCGCCCTGCCGTATCTCGCCTACCGCATCTCTGGTCGCCCGCTCGATCTGGGACTGATCGGCTTCGCAAACACCCTGCCGACCCTGCTCTTCGCCCTACCAGCGGGCGTGTTGATCGAACGCTGGGACAAACGAAAGACGGTCATTATTCTTCAGGCGGTCATGTCCATACAGGCATTCGGGCTGGCGTTCCTCGCCTTCACGGGCAACATCCAGATCTGGCAGATCGCGATGCTGGCATTCCTCTATGGTTCCGCCGTGGCGGTGGAGGTGACCGCCCGCCAGGCAATGCTGATCGAACTGGCAGGCAAGGAAGCGCTTCCCAGCGCCATCGCCTTGCAAACCACCGCCTTCAACCTCGGGCGGATTCTCGGTCCGCTGGGGGCGGCGTGGCTGATCTCCGTCACAGGGACGGAAGGCAGTGTCTTCCTGACGAATGGCATCAGTTTCGTCTTCGTCATTGCCGGGTTGTTCGCCGCACAGACCAGGTTCAAGGTTGGGAACGAAGCGAACAAATCACTGGGCATGCGCAACGATTTCATTCAAGGCATCACATACATCCGTTCGAATAGTATCGTCTTGTCCGCCATTTTGATGTCGTCCCTGTTGGGATTTTTCGGCGTGCCGCTCCTTCAACAGATTCCAGCCATCGCACGCGACATCCTGCAAGCGGTGACGGATACGGAAGCCATCATCGCCGCGCGCACCAGCAGTCTTTACACGGCACAAGGCGTGGGCGCAGTGATCGCCGCGTTCATGATGACCTATTTCAGCTCGGCGGACAAAAACAAGACTTTGCTGTGGGGGCAGATATTGTTCATTATCCCCGTCATCCTGCTCGGCATGACTGTGAACACAATGCTGGCGCTCATCCTGTTGGTGTTCATCGGTTGGGGCACAGTAACGCAATTGATCTCGATGAACACGACGATCCAGATCCGCGTGCCGAACGAATTGCGTGGACGGGTTTTCAGCGTGTACTTTTGGGCGTTGCAGGGCGTCGCGCCGTTCGGGAGTATCGTGGTGGGATGGGTCGCCCAGCAATGGGATGTTCCCACCGCAATTGTGGCAGGCGGAGTGGTCTGCCTGTTGGGAATTGCGCTTGTGCGCCTGTTTTTCAGGCAAAATGCGGGCATTTCGGCTTAA
- a CDS encoding histidine phosphatase family protein: MKDEIHITLLRHGRSRADDEQVHEGRYDSPLTETGRSQAQARAQDFLTRGFQFDAIVASTLIRAHETADIIGAALKVPVETDPDWMEFDNGPLAGLPYTVAEERYPTPQFRNPYEPFCGTGESDWDTHCRAAKAVEKIIRRGVGTYLVTAHGGILNAALRGIIGTPPFSWLHGTMFVFGDTGYIRLVYRPSRNQWRVLEFIPGF; the protein is encoded by the coding sequence ATGAAAGATGAAATCCATATCACCCTCCTGCGCCATGGACGCTCCCGCGCCGACGATGAACAGGTACACGAAGGCAGGTACGATTCGCCGCTCACTGAAACCGGCAGATCGCAAGCACAGGCACGTGCGCAGGACTTTCTCACGCGCGGTTTCCAATTTGATGCCATCGTCGCCAGTACGTTGATCCGCGCGCATGAAACAGCCGATATTATCGGCGCGGCATTGAAGGTTCCTGTCGAAACCGATCCAGATTGGATGGAATTTGACAATGGTCCGCTGGCAGGCTTGCCGTATACAGTGGCTGAAGAGCGTTACCCAACCCCGCAATTTCGAAATCCATACGAGCCGTTCTGCGGAACCGGTGAAAGTGATTGGGACACCCACTGCCGGGCGGCAAAGGCGGTCGAAAAAATAATCCGGCGCGGAGTCGGAACATATCTTGTTACAGCGCACGGAGGAATATTAAATGCGGCACTGCGAGGCATAATCGGCACACCTCCCTTTAGCTGGCTGCATGGAACCATGTTCGTATTTGGCGACACCGGATATATCCGATTGGTGTATCGTCCATCGCGCAATCAGTGGAGGGTTCTGGAATTCATTCCGGGATTTTAA